A window of Malania oleifera isolate guangnan ecotype guangnan chromosome 2, ASM2987363v1, whole genome shotgun sequence genomic DNA:
ttcatgcattatgcaTAACACATGAATCAAATATTCAAGTCCCACAATCAAAAcgtaatcttaaaaaatataatagttaaatatttagaaacaaaaccaaatttaaatgagttccatAAAAATTCACAAGATTACAATTTTTAAAACACAACAAAAAAACTTAATTAGCCCTGATTGTTTGTAGAAGCTTCTCTCAAATCATtaatcaaaagattttcaaatttgacttctaattgttcagcttcttctctttcttcacttgGATCCACtgcaatgaaaaaataaatagataacaaataagaaacaataacaattgacaaaggatatgaaagtaaataaaatgtaattattgaaattattgaaataatattggcaaactcaaaagaaaaatgcatacttacataaccaaacaaccaatttcgaGTTGTTATCAATGCTTATGCATTTTCCAGCAAAAGTGATCTTCGATATTTGTTAAGAACTTGGGCTCCAATGCTGAATGCAGATTCTGATGCAACGCTTGTGATAGGAATAGTAAGTACATCATGCGCCATAAGAGATAAATCAGGATATCGAAATCAATTATCTTTCCAATACCGCAATATATCCATTTCAGCATATTCCACACGATTTAGCCTGGGCTCttccaaatataaatttaattgagatttttctgtagtagcacaatattggctttcataaaattcaaattcctgtcatatattagaatagaaaaaaaaacaatataaatataacagctaaaaataatgtataaaataagaaatgaaaaattaaaaaatataaatgaagttaCCGAAAGCTCATCTCTAATGAGATTGTCACTACCACCAGTACCCCCAGTAGATAGAGCAGTAGATTCCAAAGAAGATTTTGATTTGTTTGCATAATCTTGGAATAGAGAGTACAACTTCTGATGAAGGAGATCTAGCTTTTGCCGAGAAGTGGAGGAATCAATTTTTGAGTAACAAAATTTGACAAATTGAAGCTTGTAACGAGGATCAAGAACAATTGCAAATGCCAAAATGACACTATAACACTTCCAATATTTATCGAACTTCTATTTCATTTTTGCAGCCATACCATTAACAATGCAGTCTGGATTTTCCATTGTTTCAAGTAAATGCAAttgaatttttcatatatttgaaaaatataaattagatGTAGGATAATCCGAACCCGAGAAGAGTTTTGTCATGTCGTAAAATGGCTTCAAGAAATTGCAAGTGACCTCAGCTCTATTCCACTCTTCATTTGACGGACAATACTTGTAATTTGCATCAAGTAAAGCATAATGAATTAAAGCCTGTCGATATATGAGTGCACTTTCTATCATCGTGAAAGTTGAATTCCACCTAGTTGGTACATCCAAGCGCAAAAATATTGAAGCAAGTATACCAACTTGTTTAATGCATTCTTCAAACTTAAGTTTTCTACCTTCTTAACCCTTAATGTACTTGACACTTTCTCTAATGTTATACACAACACGTTCAATCACTTTTAAGCCTTCTTGAACAATAAGATTCAAAACATGAGCACAACACCTTACATGAAAATATTCACCGCCACTTACTAAAGGTGCTTGCAAAGACAATTGACTTGATAGAATATCTTGCATACTATCATTAGCAGTTGCATTATCCAATGtgatggaaaatattttcctatCAATACCCCATTCCTTCAATACATTAAATGTTTTTTCTGACAAAGCAACTCTAGAATGTGGGGGTGGCATTGAGAAAAGTTAATGATCTTACTATGCAAAACCCAATTTTCATCCACAAAATGAGCTGTAATACATAAATATCCTTCAGTCATAAGAGAAGACCAACAATCAGAAGTCAAACACACTCTACCAAAAACACTCTATAGTGTAAGTTTAAGTTTTTCCTTCTCccttttatgtattttcaaaacATCGGCCTTAGCAGT
This region includes:
- the LOC131148345 gene encoding zinc finger BED domain-containing protein RICESLEEPER 1-like; the encoded protein is MPPPHSRVALSEKTFNVLKEWGIDRKIFSITLDNATANDSMQDILSSQLSLQAPLVSGGEYFHVRCCAHVLNLIVQEGLKVIERVVYNIRESVKWNSTFTMIESALIYRQALIHYALLDANYKYCPSNEEWNRAEKFDKYWKCYSVILAFAIVLDPRYKLQFVKFCYSKIDSSTSRQKLDLLHQKLYSLFQDYANKSKSSLESTALSTGGTGGSDNLIRDELSIVSVDVEWLQAANMKHRMHFHPSQRVNYVRGLPDFGQDGD